Proteins encoded by one window of Teretinema zuelzerae:
- a CDS encoding deoxycytidylate deaminase — MSDAKTPYIRPSWDEYFMEVCHAIAKRATCDRGRSGCVIARDNQILVTGYVGSPTGLPHCDEVGHQFKKMQHEDGTVTQHCTRTVHAEQNAICQAARRGISIEGATLYCSMTPCRTCAMLIINCGISRVVAERKYHDSADTVSMFSQAGVELEHIRDEVQHYSGQ, encoded by the coding sequence ATGAGCGACGCGAAAACACCGTACATTAGACCGAGCTGGGATGAATACTTCATGGAAGTCTGCCATGCAATAGCCAAGAGAGCCACCTGCGACCGCGGGAGATCCGGCTGCGTCATCGCCCGGGACAATCAGATACTCGTAACAGGATACGTCGGTTCGCCGACGGGACTCCCCCACTGCGACGAGGTCGGGCATCAGTTCAAGAAAATGCAGCATGAAGACGGAACGGTCACCCAACATTGTACCCGCACCGTTCATGCCGAGCAGAACGCGATCTGCCAGGCGGCAAGGCGGGGAATATCGATCGAGGGAGCGACGCTGTACTGCAGCATGACGCCCTGCCGGACCTGCGCGATGCTCATCATCAATTGCGGAATTTCAAGAGTAGTGGCTGAGCGGAAATATCACGATTCGGCCGACACAGTAAGCATGTTCTCGCAGGCGGGGGTCGAACTTGAACACATCCGCGACGAGGTGCAGCACTACTCAGGCCAATAA
- a CDS encoding LacI family DNA-binding transcriptional regulator: protein MVTIYDIAQRTGFSPPSVSKALNGTGGLSPESRAMILRVAEEMGYTPNMTARTLSTNRSNLVGVIYEDYYMLMGFKHPLFSDILNNFRTVVESAGYDLLFLSRTLGERKMTYTDHCRFRNVDGVLILNPVPGDPEITRLVSSGISCVSANEPIAGISSVITENVQGARDAVQYLIDLGHRRIAYISGPYLQTAPAALERLQGYKDSLLDNGLPFDEDLVEESHFWHTQSGYEATRRLLERTTNFTGVFASNDTLASGVKLALEDSGIYIPHDVSLIGFDGDDLGSFMTPGLTTMEQDSRTIGNTAAEILLHRLSGDCELESIRVPATLLKRDSCRQI from the coding sequence ATGGTAACCATATATGACATAGCGCAGCGAACCGGTTTCTCGCCTCCCTCCGTTTCCAAGGCATTAAATGGAACGGGGGGGTTGAGCCCGGAAAGCAGGGCTATGATACTGAGAGTGGCGGAGGAAATGGGGTACACCCCGAATATGACCGCGCGGACTCTCAGCACCAACAGGTCTAACCTTGTCGGCGTTATATATGAAGATTATTACATGTTGATGGGCTTTAAGCATCCGCTGTTCAGCGACATCCTGAATAACTTCAGGACTGTCGTTGAATCTGCCGGCTACGATTTGTTGTTTCTTTCCCGCACTCTCGGCGAACGCAAGATGACGTATACCGACCATTGCAGATTTCGCAATGTAGACGGCGTTCTTATTCTTAATCCTGTTCCCGGCGATCCTGAGATTACCCGATTGGTGTCTTCCGGAATATCCTGCGTATCGGCAAACGAACCGATCGCGGGAATTAGTTCGGTGATCACTGAAAACGTACAGGGCGCCCGGGACGCGGTTCAGTACCTGATCGATCTCGGTCATCGAAGAATTGCGTATATATCGGGTCCGTATCTTCAAACAGCGCCGGCCGCTCTCGAACGCCTGCAGGGCTACAAAGACTCGCTTCTGGATAACGGACTTCCGTTCGATGAAGATCTCGTAGAGGAAAGCCATTTCTGGCATACGCAGTCGGGATACGAGGCAACGCGCCGGCTTTTGGAGCGGACGACAAACTTCACCGGCGTATTCGCTTCGAATGATACCCTGGCCAGCGGAGTCAAACTCGCGCTGGAAGACAGCGGCATCTATATACCTCACGATGTTTCGCTTATCGGGTTCGACGGCGACGATCTGGGTTCGTTTATGACGCCGGGCTTGACGACGATGGAACAGGACAGCCGCACCATCGGAAACACCGCGGCAGAGATCCTTCTGCACCGGCTTTCCGGCGACTGCGAACTGGAATCGATCCGGGTTCCGGCTACTTTGCTTAAACGGGATTCCTGCAGACAAATTTAA
- a CDS encoding beta-xylosidase family glycoside hydrolase produces MLGRETSIVELEWIEDWPYLKPEPGAELFPDGAVRNWPSDSFEPPVIAPEYKKAGAFPQATRSVEYAFNGKTIPLDFKNLRGERDPEAYSLARRPGWLSLRGGQSPVSHWGQTLLARRQTDFSFKAETKLEFNPENFQQLAGLCWRYDETNQYLLAVTRDEKLGKVVKVLTMINNQFTQYDPVAVPENVPLWLGVTVHVSDGRFRYSLDGKTWKVLRPVLSANVLSDEFGGMGFTGAFTGMFCVDTVNHSVFAEFERFSYSVL; encoded by the coding sequence GTGCTCGGCCGCGAAACTTCTATTGTAGAACTCGAATGGATCGAGGACTGGCCCTACCTCAAGCCCGAGCCCGGCGCCGAGCTCTTTCCCGACGGCGCAGTTCGTAATTGGCCCTCGGACAGCTTTGAACCTCCGGTTATCGCTCCTGAATACAAAAAAGCCGGCGCCTTCCCTCAGGCAACCAGAAGCGTCGAGTATGCGTTCAACGGGAAAACCATCCCTCTGGATTTCAAGAATCTCAGAGGTGAGCGCGATCCCGAAGCGTATTCGCTTGCGAGAAGACCCGGATGGCTTAGTCTTCGCGGAGGACAGTCCCCTGTATCGCATTGGGGCCAGACCCTGCTTGCACGACGGCAGACTGATTTTTCCTTCAAGGCGGAAACAAAGCTCGAGTTCAATCCTGAAAATTTTCAGCAACTCGCAGGGCTCTGCTGGAGGTACGATGAAACCAATCAGTATCTCCTCGCGGTAACGCGGGATGAAAAACTCGGCAAGGTCGTGAAAGTATTGACGATGATTAACAATCAGTTCACGCAATACGATCCTGTCGCCGTACCGGAGAATGTTCCTCTGTGGCTCGGAGTAACCGTCCATGTAAGCGATGGACGATTCCGTTATTCGCTCGATGGAAAAACGTGGAAGGTTCTCAGGCCGGTGCTGTCTGCAAACGTCCTCTCCGACGAGTTCGGAGGCATGGGCTTCACGGGCGCATTTACCGGAATGTTCTGCGTTGATACGGTAAATCATTCAGTTTTCGCCGAATTTGAACGTTTCTCTTATTCTGTTTTATAA
- a CDS encoding carbohydrate ABC transporter permease: protein MKSYTAGLMLKRTLVYGIMITLFILAIVPIWLLLINATRSTEQINAGISMLPGSFKQVAYNWNALTSRGFSITQGFYNSLYLAFWMTLCGVYFSAMTAYGLHVYRFVGRRFLWGLILLIMMLPGSLSFIGFYQFMARIKLTDNYLALIIPTIASAGTVLFLRQYLQSILSMELIDAARIDGAGEFRTFHTIVIPIVTPALAAQSIFSFVGSWNNFFTPFVLISTESKATLPMLVQKLRGDIYRTEYGGIYLGIAVSIVPILIFYSFMSRFIISGITLGGVKE, encoded by the coding sequence ATGAAATCCTATACAGCCGGCCTAATGCTTAAACGGACCTTAGTCTACGGTATAATGATCACGCTCTTTATTCTTGCGATCGTTCCGATATGGCTTCTTCTGATAAACGCGACCCGTTCTACCGAACAGATCAATGCGGGAATCAGCATGCTTCCCGGCAGCTTTAAACAAGTTGCCTATAACTGGAACGCGCTCACCAGCCGAGGCTTCAGCATCACCCAGGGATTCTACAACAGCCTGTACTTGGCCTTTTGGATGACTCTCTGCGGCGTGTATTTCTCTGCAATGACCGCCTACGGTCTGCATGTATACCGCTTTGTGGGCCGCCGCTTCCTCTGGGGCTTGATCCTGTTGATCATGATGCTTCCAGGTTCACTTTCCTTCATCGGTTTTTATCAGTTCATGGCTCGCATCAAGCTTACCGACAACTACCTTGCTCTGATAATTCCCACAATCGCTTCCGCGGGAACCGTGCTCTTTCTTCGGCAGTATCTTCAGTCCATCCTTTCGATGGAACTGATCGACGCTGCCCGAATCGACGGAGCGGGAGAGTTTAGAACCTTCCATACCATCGTAATTCCGATTGTAACTCCGGCTCTGGCCGCCCAATCGATCTTTTCCTTCGTCGGTTCATGGAATAACTTCTTCACTCCCTTCGTTCTCATTTCGACGGAGTCAAAGGCTACTCTTCCCATGTTGGTTCAGAAGCTCAGAGGAGATATTTACCGAACCGAGTACGGCGGAATTTATCTGGGTATCGCGGTTTCGATCGTTCCTATTCTGATCTTCTATTCCTTTATGTCCAGATTTATTATTTCCGGAATCACCCTCGGCGGTGTCAAGGAATAA